Within the Arthrobacter sp. UKPF54-2 genome, the region GGTGCCGCTGACTGAGCGGGATTCCTGGTGGGACGCCGGCTCGCTGCCGGACCGGATCACCATCTACCGCCGGCCGATCCTGGAGCTCTGCGCCTCCCGCGCGGACGTGGTCGAGGAAGTAACCGTCACCGTGGTGCATGAGATCGCGCACCACTTCGGCATCAGCGACGAGCGGCTGCACGAGCTCGGCTGGGGCTAGCCGGCCCCGGGGCGACTAGCCTTGGAATCATGGGACACGACCACAGCCACTCGCACGGGATCACGGCGACTTCCAAGCACCGCAAACGCCTGATCGCCGTGCTGGGCATCACCCTTGCCGTGGTCCTGATCCAGGTGGCGGGCGCCTTGATCTCCGGCTCGCTGGCCCTGCTGGCCGACGCCGGGCACATGCTCTCCGACGCAGCTGGCGTTTTCATCGCCTTGCTGGCCGCCTGGATCGCGGCGCGGCCGGCGAGCGATGCGAGGACCTACGGCTACCAGCGGGCCGAGGTCCTGGCCGCGCTGGCCAACGCGCTGGTCCTGATCGTCATTTCCGTGGTCATCTTCACGGAGGCCATCCGGCGGCTCGGTTCGGCCCCCGAGGTGCAGACGGACGTGATGCTCTTTGCCGCCGTCCTTGGCGCGGTCGCCAACCTCGTCTCGCTGCTGATCCTGCGCGGCGCCCAGAAGGAAAGCCTCAACGTCCGCGGCGCCTACCTCGAAGTCCTCGGCGACCTGCTCGGCTCCTTCGCCGTCATTGTCGCGGCCGTGGTCATCATGGCCACCGGCTACCATGCTGCGGACACCATCGCCTCGATCGTGATCGCCCTGATGATCCTGCCCCGGGCCTGGCACCTGCTCCGCGACGTCGTCGACGTGCTCCTCGAAGCCACCCCCAAGGGCGTGGACGTGCAGATGATCCGCGAACATATCCTGGCCGTGGACGGTGTGGTCTCCGTGCACGACATCCACATCTGGACCATCACCTCAGGGGTGCCGGTGTTCTCCGCGCACGTGGTGGTGGAGGACGCGGCCCTCGGCGCCCGCGGGGCGGACCGGGTGCTGGACAAGCTGGTTAGCTGCCTCGGCTCGCACTTCGACACCGAGCACTGCACCTTCCAGCTCGAACCTGCCACGCACGCGGAGCACGAGGCCCACCAGCACGCCTGACGTCCGGCGGCCACGGCGCGACACGCCGATACAAATGTGACCGAATGACATCATTGTTGTTTATGTTATTGATGTGACTCCTGTTGCCAAAGTGATATTTGGCACGTAGCCTCGTCCGTGCTGGGCGATCCGCAGAGGGGCATGTCACCGTGCCAAAATTCCTACCTCGCTCGCGCCAGCCTGAATGCAGCGAGGTTTTCCATGGTTTGGACCCGACCCGGCGGCAGGGCCGCAGCCCTGTGCACCGCCGTCGTGTTGCTGGCAACACTGTCCGCCCCCGCCCAGGCCGCTCCGGCGCCGGCGGGCTCCGTCCCGGGCGTGAGGGTGCCGGCCGCCCCGGATCTCCCCTCGCCGGAGGACATCGCCGCGGCGAAATCCAGTGAAAGCGCGACGGCGGAGCAGGTCACCCGCATCGACCGCCTCCTGGCCGAGGCGGCCACGGCCCGGGACAACGGGCTGGCAGCCTCGCTCGCCGCCAACAACGCCTACGCCGACGCCCTGGTGGAGCTCGGGATCCGGCGGGACGCCGCCAAGCTGGCGGCCGCCAAGGCCTCCGCGGCCGAGGCCGAGCAGACCAAGGCGCGGAAGCTGATCGGCCAGCTCGCCGGGGACCTGTACCGCAACGGCGGAATGACGCCGGCCCTCGGCAGCCTGGTCAGCGGGAACGGCCAGGCCCTGCAGCAGGCCGCCACGCTTGAGGCGGTGGCCGCCGGCCGCACCCGGGCCTTCCAGTCCGCGGAGACCGCCGCCGCTGCCGCCCAGTCGGCCAAGGCCTCCGCGGCCGACGCCGACCGCGCCGCCGACGACGCTGCCCGCACTGCGGAATCGCGCAAGGCCGACGCCGAGCGGGCCAACGAGGCCCGGCAGCGGGCGGTTACCGATGCCGCGGCGCAGCGCACGGTGCTGGTGGACCAGTTGGCCACGCTGCGGAACACCACCGTGGCACTCGAGTCGGCACGGGTGGATGCCCTGGACCGGCAGCGCCAGCAGGCCCAGCTGGCGGCCGTAACGGCTCGCTCCAACCAGCTTCCGGCACCGCAGCCCGCCCGGCCCGGGCAGCCGGCGCCCGCGCCCGCGCCCGCCGTGCCTGCGCCAGCCGTCCCTGCTCCGCCGGCGCCTGCTCCCCCGGCGGCTCCCGATCGTCCCGCGCCGCCAGTCCCCGCGCCCGCGCCCGTTCCGGCGCCCGCACCGGCGCCCCCGCCCGCGCCCGCGCCCGCTCCCGCTCCCGCTCCCGGCGGTTCCAACCAGACGGCGATGTCGGTGGCGCTGGGCAAGACCGGCGCGCCGTATTTCTACCAGTACGGCGGAACCGGCGCGTACGGCTTCGACTGCTCGGGCCTGGTGCAGAACGCCTTCGCAGCGGCCGGCAAGTCCCTGCCCCGCACGGCGTCCGAGCAGTTCGCCCAGGCGCCCGTCCACGTCCCGCTTTCGCAGGCCCAGCCGGGCGACCTGCTGGTGTGGGGCTCCGCTCCGGGGTTCTACCATGTAGCCATCTACCTCGGCGGCGGACGGGTGGTTCAGGCGCTGAATGAGGATGCGGGTATCACCGTGACGGACCTCGCCGCCATGTCCGGGATGCAGCTCCACCCCGTCGCCGCCCGCTACTGACCCCCGGTGCTGATACCCCGTACTGAAGCCCGTACTGACGCCGGCCGGAGGACCTAGGAGAGCACGTCCTTCGTGGCGAACCTGGCGTAGGCGAGCGCCCCGAACACGGCCAGGTACCCGCCCTGCAGCAGGGCGTTGGCGGCGAACGAATCCCAGACGATGGGCTGTCGCAGCAGGTCGGCGAAGTCCAGCCAGCGGTGGCTGAAAAGCCACGGGTGCAGCCACTGAAGCTGCGGCAGCGCATCCGCGACCTGGGCGACGACGGCGAGCACCACCGTGGCCGCCATCGCGCCGACGGGCACGTCCGTGAGGCTGGACATAAACAGGCCGATCGCGGAGAGTCCCACAAGGGACACGGCCAGGTAGGCGGCGATCAGCAGCAGCCGCCCCAGGGCTTCGGCGGCGCCGATCGTGTCGCCGGAGAGCAGGGTCACGG harbors:
- a CDS encoding cation diffusion facilitator family transporter, producing the protein MGHDHSHSHGITATSKHRKRLIAVLGITLAVVLIQVAGALISGSLALLADAGHMLSDAAGVFIALLAAWIAARPASDARTYGYQRAEVLAALANALVLIVISVVIFTEAIRRLGSAPEVQTDVMLFAAVLGAVANLVSLLILRGAQKESLNVRGAYLEVLGDLLGSFAVIVAAVVIMATGYHAADTIASIVIALMILPRAWHLLRDVVDVLLEATPKGVDVQMIREHILAVDGVVSVHDIHIWTITSGVPVFSAHVVVEDAALGARGADRVLDKLVSCLGSHFDTEHCTFQLEPATHAEHEAHQHA
- a CDS encoding C40 family peptidase; translation: MVWTRPGGRAAALCTAVVLLATLSAPAQAAPAPAGSVPGVRVPAAPDLPSPEDIAAAKSSESATAEQVTRIDRLLAEAATARDNGLAASLAANNAYADALVELGIRRDAAKLAAAKASAAEAEQTKARKLIGQLAGDLYRNGGMTPALGSLVSGNGQALQQAATLEAVAAGRTRAFQSAETAAAAAQSAKASAADADRAADDAARTAESRKADAERANEARQRAVTDAAAQRTVLVDQLATLRNTTVALESARVDALDRQRQQAQLAAVTARSNQLPAPQPARPGQPAPAPAPAVPAPAVPAPPAPAPPAAPDRPAPPVPAPAPVPAPAPAPPPAPAPAPAPAPGGSNQTAMSVALGKTGAPYFYQYGGTGAYGFDCSGLVQNAFAAAGKSLPRTASEQFAQAPVHVPLSQAQPGDLLVWGSAPGFYHVAIYLGGGRVVQALNEDAGITVTDLAAMSGMQLHPVAARY
- a CDS encoding ABC transporter permease; its protein translation is MLLALAAIPVLIAVAVRLSSAVPPGRGPAFLDRISQNGLFVGVTAMLVAVPLFLPLTIGVVAGDTLAGEAGLGTLRYLLAAPAGRGRLLLVKYAGAVVFAVAAPLTVALVGAGIGAALFPVGPVTLLSGDTIGAAEALGRLLLIAAYLAVSLVGLSAIGLFMSSLTDVPVGAMAATVVLAVVAQVADALPQLQWLHPWLFSHRWLDFADLLRQPIVWDSFAANALLQGGYLAVFGALAYARFATKDVLS